Proteins co-encoded in one Malus domestica chromosome 09, GDT2T_hap1 genomic window:
- the LOC103411288 gene encoding cleavage stimulation factor subunit 77 isoform X2, with product MEPESRKVGDQDHKFIDDKYSVEASENQANEALRLPITEAAPIYEQLLTVFPTAAKYWKQYVEAQMAVNNDDATKQIFSRCLLNCLQIPLWRCYIRFIRKVNDKKGVEGQEETRKAFDFMLSYVGADIASGPVWMEYLTFLKSLPALNTQEESQRMTAVRKVYQKAIVTPTHHIEQLWKDYENFENSVSRQLAKGLLSEYQPKFNSARAVYRERKKYVDEIDWNMLAVPPNGSYKEELQWMAWRKLLAFEKGNPQRIDNGSSNKRIIFTYEQCLMYLYHYPDLWYDYAMWHAKSGSVDTAIKVFQRALKVLPDSEMLRYAYAELEESRGAIQPTKKIYEGLLGDGINTSALAHIQFIRFLRRNEGVEAARKYFLEARKSPNCTYHVYVAYAMMAFCLDKDPKMAHNVFEAGLKRFMHEPVYILEYADFLTRLNDDRNIRALFERALSSLPSEESVEVWKRFTIFEQTYGDLASMLKVEQRKKAALTGAGEEGPSSLESSLQDVASRYSFMDLWPCSSKDLDHLARQEWLAKNINKKVEKSSMLNAPGFAEGSASLISNLAASSQVVYPDTNQMVIYDPRQKPGAENFQTTTAAVVPTASKSISNPMISAVCGQTISSFDEILKATPPTLVAFLANLPAVEGPTPDVDVVLSICLQNDVPTPQPGKSGTAPMPLASIPAPSTSDLSVSSKSHPIPSGSSFKPTRGKRKHLDSQEDDETTVQSHPLPRDAFRIRQIHKARGTTSQTGSASYGSAISGDVSGSTG from the exons ATGGAACCCGAGTCTCGAAAAGTTGGAGATCAAG ATCACAAATTCATCGATGATAAATACAGTGTTGAAGCCAGCGAAAATCAAGCCAATGAGGCACTA CGTTTGCCCATTACAGAGGCAGCACCAATATACGAGCAGCTTTTAACGGTGTTTCCCACTGCG GCAAAATATTGGAAGCAATATGTGGAGGCGCAAATGGCTGTAAATAATGATGATGCCACAAAACAGATATTTAGCCGGTGTCTATTGAATTGTCTGCAAATTCCTCTTTG GCGATGCTACATTCGTTTCATCAGAAAGGTCAATGACAAGAAGGGGGTAGAGGGTCAGGAAGAGACTAGAAAAGCTTTTGATTTTATGCTCAGTTATGTTG GAGCAGATATAGCATCCGGGCCTGTGTGGATGGAGTACCTCACTTTTTTAAAGTCTTTGCCG GCTTTAAACACACAGGAAGAGTCACAGCGCATGACTGCTGTGCGAAAAGTATACCAGAAAGCCATTGTTACTCCTACCCATCACATCGAACAACTCTGGAAGGATtacgaaaattttgaaaattctgTCAGCCGTCAACTG GCAAAAGGACTGTTATCTGAATATCAACCCAAATTTAACAGCGCCAGGGCCGTTTATAGGGAGCGGAAGAAGTATGTTGATGAAATTGACTGGAATATGCTTGCTGTACCACCAAATGGCTCTTATAAG GAAGAACTACAATGGATGGCATGGAGAAAGTTATTAGCTTTCGAAAA AGGAAACCCACAAAGGATAGACAATGGATCATCCAACAAGCGAATCATTTTCACTTATGAGCAG TGTCTAATGTATCTATACCATTATCCTGATTTATGGTATGACTATGCCATGTGGCATGCAAAAAGTGGTTCTGTAGATACTGCAATTAAAGTATTTCAAAGAGCATTGAAGGTTCTTCCTG ACTCGGAGATGCTTAGATATGCTTATGCAGAGCTGGAAGAATCCCGTGGAGCAATTCAG CCCACAAAGAAAATATATGAAGGCCTTTTGGGAGATGGTATTAACACATCAGCACTTGCTCATATACAG TTTATTCGCTTTTTAAGGAGAAATGAAGGAGTGGAAGCAGCTCGCAAGTACTTTTTAGAGGCGCGCAAATCTCCAAACTGCACGTACCATGTTTATGTTGCTTATGCGATGATGGCTTTCTGTCTTGACAAGGATCCAAAG ATGGCACACAACGTTTTTGAAGCTGGGTTGAAACGGTTTATGCATGAGCCTGTTTACATTCTTGA ATATGCAGACTTTTTAACTCGTTTGAATGATGATAGAAATATTCGGGCCTTATTTGAGAGGGCATTAAGCTCATTACCATCAGAAGAATCTGTCGAG GTATGGAAGCGATTCACCATTTTTGAGCAAACTTATGGAGATTTGGCTAGCATGTTGAAG GTTGAACAAAGGAAAAAAGCAGCACTTACCGGAGCAGGTGAAGAGGGACCTTCATCATTGGAAAGTTCATTGCAAGATGTTGCATCACGATATAGTTTCATGGATCTCTGGCCCTGCTCTTCAAAGGACTTGGATCATTTAGCCCGACAAGAG TGGCTTGCTAAAAATATCAATAAAAAAGTGGAGAAGTCAAGTATGTTGAATGCACCTGGGTTTGCAG AGGGTTCTGCGAGCCTGATAAGCAATTTAGCGGCGTCATCACAAGTAGTTTACCCAGATACTAACCAAATGGTTATCTATGATCCAAGGCAAAAACCTG GGgcagaaaattttcaaaccacaACAGCAGCTGTAGTTCCCACTGCGTCTAAATCCATATCAAATCCCATGATTTCAGCAGTGTGTGGTCAAACAATCAGTTCATTTGATGAAATATTAAAAGCAACACCACCTACTTTGGTAGCCTTCTTAGCAAATTTGCCAGCTGTTGAGG GTCCAACACCAGATGTTGATGTCGTGTTATCGATTTGTTTGCAAAATGATGTACCAACACCACAGCCTGGGAAGTCAGGGACTGCTCCAATGCCATTGGCATCTATACCCGCCCCTTCTACAAGTGACCTTTCTGTTTCAAGCAAGTCTCATCCCATCCCAAGTGGATCATCTTTCAAGCCAACCAGGGGGAAAAGGAAACATTTAGATA GCCAGGAGGACGACGAAACGACGGTCCAGAGTCACCCGCTCCCAAGAGATGCTTTCAGGATACGGCAGATCCACAAGGCTCGCGGTACCACTTCACAGACTGGATCAGCTTCATATGGAAGTGCAATTTCTGGAGATGTATCTGGCAGCACTGGCTAA
- the LOC103411288 gene encoding cleavage stimulation factor subunit 77 isoform X1: MEPESRKVGDQDHKFIDDKYSVEASENQANEALRLPITEAAPIYEQLLTVFPTAAKYWKQYVEAQMAVNNDDATKQIFSRCLLNCLQIPLWRCYIRFIRKVNDKKGVEGQEETRKAFDFMLSYVGADIASGPVWMEYLTFLKSLPALNTQEESQRMTAVRKVYQKAIVTPTHHIEQLWKDYENFENSVSRQLAKGLLSEYQPKFNSARAVYRERKKYVDEIDWNMLAVPPNGSYKEELQWMAWRKLLAFEKGNPQRIDNGSSNKRIIFTYEQCLMYLYHYPDLWYDYAMWHAKSGSVDTAIKVFQRALKVLPDSEMLRYAYAELEESRGAIQPTKKIYEGLLGDGINTSALAHIQFIRFLRRNEGVEAARKYFLEARKSPNCTYHVYVAYAMMAFCLDKDPKMAHNVFEAGLKRFMHEPVYILEYADFLTRLNDDRNIRALFERALSSLPSEESVEVWKRFTIFEQTYGDLASMLKVEQRKKAALTGAGEEGPSSLESSLQDVASRYSFMDLWPCSSKDLDHLARQEWLAKNINKKVEKSSMLNAPGFAEEGSASLISNLAASSQVVYPDTNQMVIYDPRQKPGAENFQTTTAAVVPTASKSISNPMISAVCGQTISSFDEILKATPPTLVAFLANLPAVEGPTPDVDVVLSICLQNDVPTPQPGKSGTAPMPLASIPAPSTSDLSVSSKSHPIPSGSSFKPTRGKRKHLDSQEDDETTVQSHPLPRDAFRIRQIHKARGTTSQTGSASYGSAISGDVSGSTG, encoded by the exons ATGGAACCCGAGTCTCGAAAAGTTGGAGATCAAG ATCACAAATTCATCGATGATAAATACAGTGTTGAAGCCAGCGAAAATCAAGCCAATGAGGCACTA CGTTTGCCCATTACAGAGGCAGCACCAATATACGAGCAGCTTTTAACGGTGTTTCCCACTGCG GCAAAATATTGGAAGCAATATGTGGAGGCGCAAATGGCTGTAAATAATGATGATGCCACAAAACAGATATTTAGCCGGTGTCTATTGAATTGTCTGCAAATTCCTCTTTG GCGATGCTACATTCGTTTCATCAGAAAGGTCAATGACAAGAAGGGGGTAGAGGGTCAGGAAGAGACTAGAAAAGCTTTTGATTTTATGCTCAGTTATGTTG GAGCAGATATAGCATCCGGGCCTGTGTGGATGGAGTACCTCACTTTTTTAAAGTCTTTGCCG GCTTTAAACACACAGGAAGAGTCACAGCGCATGACTGCTGTGCGAAAAGTATACCAGAAAGCCATTGTTACTCCTACCCATCACATCGAACAACTCTGGAAGGATtacgaaaattttgaaaattctgTCAGCCGTCAACTG GCAAAAGGACTGTTATCTGAATATCAACCCAAATTTAACAGCGCCAGGGCCGTTTATAGGGAGCGGAAGAAGTATGTTGATGAAATTGACTGGAATATGCTTGCTGTACCACCAAATGGCTCTTATAAG GAAGAACTACAATGGATGGCATGGAGAAAGTTATTAGCTTTCGAAAA AGGAAACCCACAAAGGATAGACAATGGATCATCCAACAAGCGAATCATTTTCACTTATGAGCAG TGTCTAATGTATCTATACCATTATCCTGATTTATGGTATGACTATGCCATGTGGCATGCAAAAAGTGGTTCTGTAGATACTGCAATTAAAGTATTTCAAAGAGCATTGAAGGTTCTTCCTG ACTCGGAGATGCTTAGATATGCTTATGCAGAGCTGGAAGAATCCCGTGGAGCAATTCAG CCCACAAAGAAAATATATGAAGGCCTTTTGGGAGATGGTATTAACACATCAGCACTTGCTCATATACAG TTTATTCGCTTTTTAAGGAGAAATGAAGGAGTGGAAGCAGCTCGCAAGTACTTTTTAGAGGCGCGCAAATCTCCAAACTGCACGTACCATGTTTATGTTGCTTATGCGATGATGGCTTTCTGTCTTGACAAGGATCCAAAG ATGGCACACAACGTTTTTGAAGCTGGGTTGAAACGGTTTATGCATGAGCCTGTTTACATTCTTGA ATATGCAGACTTTTTAACTCGTTTGAATGATGATAGAAATATTCGGGCCTTATTTGAGAGGGCATTAAGCTCATTACCATCAGAAGAATCTGTCGAG GTATGGAAGCGATTCACCATTTTTGAGCAAACTTATGGAGATTTGGCTAGCATGTTGAAG GTTGAACAAAGGAAAAAAGCAGCACTTACCGGAGCAGGTGAAGAGGGACCTTCATCATTGGAAAGTTCATTGCAAGATGTTGCATCACGATATAGTTTCATGGATCTCTGGCCCTGCTCTTCAAAGGACTTGGATCATTTAGCCCGACAAGAG TGGCTTGCTAAAAATATCAATAAAAAAGTGGAGAAGTCAAGTATGTTGAATGCACCTGGGTTTGCAG AAGAGGGTTCTGCGAGCCTGATAAGCAATTTAGCGGCGTCATCACAAGTAGTTTACCCAGATACTAACCAAATGGTTATCTATGATCCAAGGCAAAAACCTG GGgcagaaaattttcaaaccacaACAGCAGCTGTAGTTCCCACTGCGTCTAAATCCATATCAAATCCCATGATTTCAGCAGTGTGTGGTCAAACAATCAGTTCATTTGATGAAATATTAAAAGCAACACCACCTACTTTGGTAGCCTTCTTAGCAAATTTGCCAGCTGTTGAGG GTCCAACACCAGATGTTGATGTCGTGTTATCGATTTGTTTGCAAAATGATGTACCAACACCACAGCCTGGGAAGTCAGGGACTGCTCCAATGCCATTGGCATCTATACCCGCCCCTTCTACAAGTGACCTTTCTGTTTCAAGCAAGTCTCATCCCATCCCAAGTGGATCATCTTTCAAGCCAACCAGGGGGAAAAGGAAACATTTAGATA GCCAGGAGGACGACGAAACGACGGTCCAGAGTCACCCGCTCCCAAGAGATGCTTTCAGGATACGGCAGATCCACAAGGCTCGCGGTACCACTTCACAGACTGGATCAGCTTCATATGGAAGTGCAATTTCTGGAGATGTATCTGGCAGCACTGGCTAA